Genomic DNA from Modestobacter versicolor:
ACGAACCGGCCGAGGACTGAGACCGCGAGGTCGCGGTGCACGGTGACCGCGGAGCCGCCCTGCTGGCCCGGCTGCCGCTGCTGGCGAAGTGGAGTGGACGCATGATCCAGATCAAGACCGCGCACGAGATCGAGCTGATGCGGGCCTCCGGCCTGGTCACCGCCGGCGCGCTGGCAGCGGTCAAGGCCGCCGTCCGCCCGGGCGTGACCACCGGTGAGCTCGACGCGATCGCCGAGGCGCACATCCGCTCCCGGGGCGCGGTGCCCAACTTCCTCGGCTACCACGGCTTCACCGGCACGATCTGCGCGTCGATCAACGACGAGGTCGTGCACGGGATCCCCAGCCCGGACCGGGTGCTCGCCGAGGGCGACAACATCTCGATCGACTGCGGCGCGGTCCTCGACGGCTGGCACAGCGACTCCGCGGTGACCGTGACGGTGGGGGAGGCCTCCGCCGCCGACGCCGCGCTGCTCGAGGTGACCGAACGCTCGATGTGGGCGGGGCTGGCCCGGGCCGTCGCCGGTGGCCGGCTGACCGACATCAGCCACGCGGTCGAGGAGTCGATCACCGCCCACGAGCACCCGTACGGGATCGTCGACCACTACGGCGGCCACGGCATCGGCACCGAGATGCACCAGGACCCGCACGTGCTCAACTACGGCCGCGCCGGCCGCGGGCCCAAGCTGGTGCCCGGCCTGGTGCTGGCGATCGAGCCGATGGTGACCGTGGGCGACCCGGCCACCGCCGAGCTCGACGACGGCTGGACCGTGGTCACCAAGGACGGCTCCCGCGCGGCGCACTTCGAGCACACCGTGGCGATCACGCCCGAGGGTCCGTGGGTGCTCACCGCGGAGGACGGCGGCGTGGCCGGCCTCGCACCGTTCGGGGTCACTCCCCGCGTCTGAGGAAGACCCTCCTGCCCCCCGTCGCTCGCAGGCTCGCAACGGGCCCC
This window encodes:
- the map gene encoding type I methionyl aminopeptidase, translated to MIQIKTAHEIELMRASGLVTAGALAAVKAAVRPGVTTGELDAIAEAHIRSRGAVPNFLGYHGFTGTICASINDEVVHGIPSPDRVLAEGDNISIDCGAVLDGWHSDSAVTVTVGEASAADAALLEVTERSMWAGLARAVAGGRLTDISHAVEESITAHEHPYGIVDHYGGHGIGTEMHQDPHVLNYGRAGRGPKLVPGLVLAIEPMVTVGDPATAELDDGWTVVTKDGSRAAHFEHTVAITPEGPWVLTAEDGGVAGLAPFGVTPRV